TTGGGCCTTTGCCAGATCTATGAGGGCTAGAACTTGACAGCCCCACACCACTGCTACCTCGTCTGCAATGTTTTTTGTGCACAGTGAGACTGTCAGGAAGGAAGGCTTGGCCACAGCTTCcacagggcaggagctggaTTTGAGCACTATGATAAGCTGCCTCATTTTCAGCTGTAAGCATACAGGAATCAGCAGTAGGGACTTTGGGTTTCCTGGGCTCCGGTCTTCTGAGATGCCTTGGTAGCTGACTGTTATCAATAGACCACTTCTCCAGGCACTGGGGTTCATGTATAGAAATAGACTGTGACCCAAATTCTCTGCCACAGATATAGCATACCCTGAAGCATGGTCTTCTTGGTGGGATGATGGGCCTATTCAGTGGCATCCAAGACATGTTTGAAGAACCTGACTGTTTTGATATTATTGCAGTGTCTGGTCGCCTTTTCTTTGGTCCAGCTTCTAGATGTACTACTATGGGCAAAATTCTGGGAAGATCTGACACGTTAGATGGTGAAACCTGCTCTGAAGGCAAGATGCTAGACACACTAGCAAGGGCTTCTCCAGCACTTGGCAGAGCATTACAGGCTTTGttcacattctttttcttgACATTTGTTTCCATGAAGGGTACAACATTCAAAGAAATGTCTCTCTCCTACACATAAAGGGCTTGGGAAAGTCTGTTAGTCAGCGTGATGCTTCATCTTAATTCAGCTTCATGGGCCAGAATACACTGGGAACTTCAAAGCTCAGTAACTGCACCTAATGGCCATTTCAGCAGGGAAACACggtttctgtgtatttttgttttgccttttggTTTTACAAGTTCCTGAAACAAATTAAATCAGATCAGATTAATAAACACTGTATCTCTTGTTAAGGTTACCAACCAGTGGTTTATCACAAGGATCAGTTTAC
The window above is part of the Falco cherrug isolate bFalChe1 chromosome Z, bFalChe1.pri, whole genome shotgun sequence genome. Proteins encoded here:
- the LOC102050257 gene encoding LOW QUALITY PROTEIN: zinc finger protein 474 (The sequence of the model RefSeq protein was modified relative to this genomic sequence to represent the inferred CDS: substituted 1 base at 1 genomic stop codon), which encodes METNVKKKNVNKACNALPSAGEALASVSSILPSEQVSPSNVSDLPRILPIVVHLEAGPKKRRPDTAIISKQSGSSNMSWMPLNRPIIPPRRPCFRVCYICGREFGSQSISIHEPQCLEKWSIDNSQLPRHLRRPEPRKPKVPTADSCMLTAENEAAYHSAQIQLLPCGSCGQAFLPDSLTVHKKHCRRGSSGVGLSSSSPHRSGKGPRSQSGSASEDPSKTCQGKDTILDKAQVTRQPPAVIFYICGHEYGTKSISIHKPQCLTKWHQENDMLLPKHLRMPEPKXSEVSPIQAKGFYDLDSLNEAAWTSAQNQLVPCDICGRTFLPDRLIIHQQSCKLKPAM